In Streptomyces sp. NBC_01717, one DNA window encodes the following:
- a CDS encoding RDD family protein, with the protein MSELVTGDAVVLGLRPARLPSRALALAIDLVVVWIVFILVSIGLAVATVTLDEAASAAIAVATFLLVLVGGPIAVETLSHGRSLGKLACGLRVVRDDGGPIRFRHALVRGAMGVVEILMTLGVFACIASLVSARGRRLGDVFAGTLVVRERVSAGRGIAVPPPPPWLVGRFAGLDLSAVPDELWLAIRQYLTRMQQLDAEVGLSMAERLAGELAVRTGVPVPPGVPAAAYLAGVVNERQARDARRVFAAAQADPLGQGGVGVGSAPVGVVGPAGTVSSVAPHDTVSPLAPAVPAAPVEPGVFETEEPGDRKPGTGFAPPA; encoded by the coding sequence ATGAGTGAGCTTGTGACCGGGGATGCGGTCGTGCTGGGGCTGCGGCCGGCGAGACTGCCGAGCCGTGCATTGGCTCTGGCGATCGATCTTGTCGTGGTCTGGATCGTGTTCATCCTGGTGTCGATCGGGTTGGCCGTTGCGACGGTGACGCTGGACGAGGCGGCAAGTGCGGCCATAGCCGTCGCGACCTTTCTGCTGGTGCTCGTGGGCGGGCCGATCGCGGTCGAGACACTCAGTCATGGGCGTTCGCTGGGGAAGCTCGCGTGTGGGCTCCGGGTGGTGCGGGACGACGGAGGGCCGATCCGGTTCCGGCACGCGCTGGTGCGCGGCGCGATGGGGGTCGTGGAGATTCTGATGACGCTCGGGGTCTTCGCCTGTATCGCGTCGCTCGTGTCGGCGCGGGGGCGGCGGCTCGGGGATGTCTTCGCGGGGACGCTCGTCGTGCGGGAGCGGGTGTCGGCCGGGCGCGGGATCGCTGTGCCGCCTCCGCCGCCGTGGCTGGTCGGGCGGTTCGCCGGGCTGGATCTGTCAGCGGTCCCGGACGAGCTGTGGCTGGCGATACGGCAGTACCTGACGCGGATGCAGCAGCTCGATGCGGAGGTGGGGCTGTCGATGGCGGAGCGGCTGGCCGGTGAGCTGGCAGTGCGTACGGGGGTTCCGGTGCCGCCGGGGGTGCCGGCCGCGGCCTATCTGGCCGGCGTGGTGAACGAGCGGCAGGCGCGGGATGCCCGGCGGGTGTTCGCCGCTGCCCAGGCCGATCCCCTCGGGCAGGGGGGCGTCGGAGTTGGTTCGGCTCCGGTGGGGGTGGTGGGGCCTGCGGGGACGGTCAGCTCGGTCGCCCCTCACGACACTGTTTCCCCTCTAGCGCCTGCTGTTCCTGCGGCTCCTGTCGAACCTGGGGTTTTTGAGACGGAGGAGCCGGGGGACCGGAAGCCGGGTACGGGGTTCGCGCCGCCTGCCTAG
- a CDS encoding stage II sporulation protein M, with product MDLDVFVTAHRTEWDRLDHLLHRGRRLTGTEADELVALYQRTATHLSLIQSSAPDPMLIARLTQLVARARSTVTGTRRASWRDATRFLTAGFPAAVYRSRHWWIPTAVLSTLLAALMGWWIGTHPEVQAAIAAPEDLRLLTSPGGEYETYYSSHPAASFAAQVWTNNAQAAAMCLVLGAFLCLPVIWILFVNVLNLAVGIGLMSSAGRLDTFLGLILPHGLLELTAVFVAAGTGLRLGWTVIDPGPQTRRSALAQQGRAAIGMAIGLALVLFVSGVIEGFVTPSGLPTWGRIAIGIAAELAFLTYVYVLGGRAARAGEAGDVDATERSAELPAAA from the coding sequence ATGGATCTCGACGTATTCGTGACCGCCCACCGAACCGAGTGGGACCGCCTGGACCATCTCCTGCACCGCGGGCGCCGACTCACCGGCACGGAAGCCGACGAGCTCGTCGCCCTCTACCAGCGGACGGCCACGCATCTCTCACTGATCCAGTCCAGTGCTCCGGACCCGATGCTCATCGCGCGCCTCACCCAGCTCGTGGCCCGCGCCCGATCCACCGTGACGGGAACCCGCCGGGCCTCCTGGCGCGACGCCACCCGCTTCCTGACAGCCGGCTTCCCCGCCGCGGTCTACCGCTCCAGGCACTGGTGGATACCCACGGCCGTCCTCTCGACACTCCTGGCCGCACTCATGGGCTGGTGGATCGGTACCCACCCGGAAGTCCAGGCGGCCATCGCCGCCCCGGAGGATCTACGTCTCCTGACCAGCCCCGGCGGGGAGTACGAGACGTATTACTCCAGCCACCCGGCAGCCTCGTTCGCAGCCCAGGTCTGGACGAACAATGCCCAGGCCGCCGCGATGTGCCTGGTCCTGGGGGCGTTCCTGTGCCTCCCGGTGATCTGGATCCTCTTCGTCAACGTCCTCAATCTCGCGGTCGGTATCGGCCTGATGTCGTCGGCCGGCCGCCTCGACACCTTCCTCGGACTGATCCTCCCGCACGGCCTGCTCGAACTGACCGCGGTGTTCGTCGCAGCCGGTACGGGACTCCGCCTGGGATGGACGGTCATCGACCCCGGCCCGCAGACCCGGCGATCCGCCCTCGCGCAACAGGGCCGGGCCGCGATCGGCATGGCCATAGGCCTGGCCCTGGTTCTCTTCGTCTCCGGCGTCATCGAAGGTTTCGTCACCCCGTCGGGTCTCCCGACCTGGGGCCGCATCGCCATAGGCATAGCGGCCGAGCTGGCCTTTCTCACCTACGTCTACGTACTGGGCGGCCGAGCGGCCCGAGCCGGCGAAGCGGGAGACGTCGACGCCACCGAGCGCAGCGCTGAGCTCCCAGCCGCCGCCTGA
- a CDS encoding DUF58 domain-containing protein: MALTGRTALLAALGSLPVGILAPSWTGMLAVNAPLSLAILCDYALAAPVRTLQFTRSGDTTVRLGDGAEVQLTVTNPSRRRLRAHLRDAWPPSSWLTGTEQAACRHTLDIPAGERRRVTTLLRPTRRGDRRAEQVTVRSYGPLGLAARQGNHHVPWTVRVLPPFTSRKHLPSRLARLRELDGRTSVLIRGEGTEFDSLRAYVPGDDTRSIDWRATARQSAVAVRTWRPERDRHILIVLDTGRTSAGRVGDVPRLDAAMDAALLLTALATRAGDRVDLLAHDRRTRAQVQGRAAGEVLSAMVTAMAPLEPELVETDVRGLSATALASAPRRSLIVLLTSLDAAPVEEGLLPALPRLTQRHTVLVAAVADPHIEEMAHARGTVDAVYEAAAAAQAQAQRRRTAEQLQRHGVVVVDATPDDLAPALADAYLALKAAGRL, encoded by the coding sequence GTGGCCCTCACCGGACGAACCGCGCTGCTTGCCGCACTGGGGTCACTCCCCGTAGGCATCCTGGCCCCGAGCTGGACAGGCATGCTCGCGGTCAACGCCCCGCTCTCTCTAGCAATTCTGTGCGACTACGCCCTGGCAGCGCCAGTGCGAACGCTCCAGTTCACCCGATCCGGCGACACAACCGTTCGACTCGGTGACGGCGCAGAAGTGCAACTGACCGTAACCAATCCCTCGCGTCGTCGGCTGCGCGCGCACCTCCGCGACGCCTGGCCCCCCAGCAGCTGGCTCACCGGCACGGAGCAGGCCGCGTGCCGTCACACCTTGGACATCCCGGCCGGCGAACGCCGTCGCGTCACCACGCTCCTGCGCCCCACCCGTCGCGGCGACCGCCGGGCCGAGCAAGTCACCGTCCGCTCCTACGGACCGCTTGGCCTGGCAGCCCGGCAGGGAAACCATCACGTCCCATGGACGGTGCGCGTCCTTCCGCCCTTCACCAGCCGCAAGCATCTGCCGTCCCGCCTTGCCAGACTCCGCGAGCTCGACGGCCGCACCAGTGTCCTCATCCGTGGCGAAGGCACGGAGTTCGACAGTCTGCGCGCCTACGTCCCCGGCGACGACACCCGCTCCATCGACTGGCGGGCAACAGCACGGCAGTCCGCTGTCGCGGTCCGCACGTGGCGCCCTGAGCGGGACCGCCACATCCTCATCGTTCTCGATACGGGCCGTACCTCGGCGGGTCGGGTCGGTGATGTGCCCCGGCTCGACGCGGCAATGGATGCGGCCCTGCTCCTCACCGCTCTCGCGACACGCGCCGGCGACCGCGTCGACCTGCTGGCCCATGACCGCCGCACCCGCGCGCAGGTTCAAGGCCGCGCCGCAGGGGAAGTTCTGTCGGCCATGGTCACGGCGATGGCTCCGCTCGAACCGGAGCTCGTGGAAACGGACGTCCGAGGACTCAGCGCCACTGCCCTGGCAAGCGCCCCTCGTCGCTCTCTGATCGTGCTTCTCACCAGTCTGGACGCGGCCCCTGTCGAAGAGGGCCTGCTCCCCGCCCTCCCCCGGCTGACCCAGCGCCATACCGTGCTGGTGGCCGCGGTGGCCGACCCGCACATCGAGGAGATGGCCCACGCCCGAGGCACGGTGGACGCGGTTTACGAAGCTGCAGCAGCGGCACAAGCCCAAGCTCAGCGACGCCGCACTGCGGAACAGCTCCAGCGCCATGGCGTGGTGGTCGTCGATGCCACTCCGGACGATCTCGCCCCGGCTCTCGCCGACGCCTATCTTGCCCTCAAAGCAGCAGGCCGCCTCTGA
- a CDS encoding AAA family ATPase has product MSALPPVPAGTTETVGSDDTARASLEALRSEIAKAVVGQDPAVTGLVVALLCRGHVLLEGVPGVAKTLLVRALAASLELDTKRVQFTPDLMPSDVTGSLVYDARTAEFSFQPGPVFTNLLLADEINRTPPKTQSSLLEAMEERQVTVDGTPRPLPDPFLVAATQNPVEYEGTYPLPEAQLDRFLLKLTVPLPSRDEEINVLTRHADGFDPRDLTSAGVRPVAGPADLETARTAVAKTTVSPEIAGYVVDICRATRESPSLSLGVSPRGATALLSTARAWAWLTGRDYVIPDDVKALALPTLRHRIQLRPEAEMEGVTPDSVITAVLAHVPVPR; this is encoded by the coding sequence ATGAGCGCCCTGCCCCCAGTGCCCGCCGGGACAACCGAGACCGTCGGGAGCGACGACACAGCCCGCGCATCCCTGGAAGCTCTGCGCTCCGAGATCGCCAAGGCCGTGGTCGGCCAGGACCCGGCCGTCACCGGACTGGTCGTCGCACTGCTCTGCCGAGGCCACGTCCTCCTCGAAGGCGTCCCCGGCGTGGCCAAGACCCTCCTGGTCCGCGCCCTCGCCGCCTCACTCGAACTCGACACCAAGCGTGTCCAGTTCACTCCCGATCTGATGCCGAGCGACGTCACCGGATCCCTCGTCTACGACGCCCGCACGGCCGAGTTCTCCTTCCAGCCCGGCCCGGTCTTCACTAACCTCCTCCTGGCCGACGAGATCAACCGCACGCCCCCCAAGACGCAGTCCTCCCTCCTGGAGGCAATGGAGGAGCGCCAGGTCACCGTCGACGGAACCCCGCGCCCCCTGCCGGACCCCTTCCTGGTTGCCGCCACCCAGAACCCCGTCGAGTACGAAGGCACGTATCCGCTCCCCGAGGCCCAACTGGACCGCTTCCTCCTCAAACTGACGGTGCCGCTGCCGTCCCGCGACGAGGAGATCAACGTCCTGACCCGCCATGCCGATGGCTTCGATCCCCGCGACCTGACGTCAGCAGGCGTACGCCCCGTCGCAGGCCCCGCCGACCTGGAGACCGCCCGGACCGCGGTCGCCAAGACCACGGTCTCCCCCGAGATCGCCGGCTATGTCGTCGATATCTGCCGTGCCACGCGTGAATCCCCCTCGCTCTCCCTCGGTGTCTCCCCCCGAGGCGCAACCGCCCTGCTCTCCACGGCCCGCGCATGGGCCTGGCTCACCGGCCGTGACTACGTCATCCCGGATGACGTGAAAGCCCTGGCACTGCCCACGCTCCGCCATCGCATCCAGCTGCGGCCCGAGGCAGAGATGGAAGGAGTCACCCCCGACTCCGTCATCACCGCGGTCCTCGCCCACGTACCCGTACCCCGATGA
- a CDS encoding DUF4350 domain-containing protein encodes MTAVADAPTASPTSASASPRQVWGRTRGLLFALLLLVAAGIVLATARSGDPHGRLDPRSADQHGSRAVAELLKDRGVSVRVTTTLDEATAATGPDTTLLVTAPNLLTPHQQNELRAATTDSAGRTVLLAADPLSVDALAPGVHASSSGPVAARAPQCSLPAARTAGDADTGGFRYTADGLDTIGCYPSGNLPTVLLVHEKSAGDTVLLGSPDLLYNNRLASHGNASLALQLLGSRPHLIWYLPSLADPSAARNDEGVDDGTGDERSFVDLIPSGWLWGTLQLAVAAVLAAIWRARRLGPLVTERLPVAIRASEATEGRARLYRKANARDRAASSLRSATRARIAPLIGVSPRDAHSPSVLLPAVSARLSTTEGGLDTLLFGPEPADDAALVRLADQLDTLEREVRTS; translated from the coding sequence ATGACCGCAGTCGCCGACGCCCCCACCGCGTCCCCCACCTCGGCCTCCGCCTCTCCCCGCCAGGTCTGGGGCCGCACCCGCGGTCTGCTGTTCGCCCTCCTCCTTCTCGTAGCGGCAGGAATCGTGCTGGCCACCGCACGCTCCGGCGACCCGCACGGCCGGCTCGACCCCCGCTCCGCCGATCAGCACGGCAGCCGGGCCGTCGCGGAACTCCTCAAGGACCGCGGCGTCTCTGTCCGCGTGACCACCACGCTCGACGAAGCCACCGCGGCGACCGGCCCCGACACCACTCTGCTCGTCACGGCCCCGAACCTTCTGACGCCGCATCAGCAGAACGAACTCCGCGCCGCGACCACCGACTCGGCCGGCCGCACCGTCCTCCTCGCGGCAGACCCCCTGTCCGTGGACGCACTGGCCCCCGGCGTCCACGCGAGCTCCTCCGGCCCGGTGGCCGCCCGCGCACCGCAGTGCTCCCTGCCCGCAGCCCGCACGGCGGGCGACGCCGACACGGGAGGCTTCCGCTACACGGCGGACGGCCTCGACACCATCGGCTGCTACCCAAGTGGCAACCTCCCCACCGTGCTTCTCGTCCACGAGAAGAGCGCCGGCGACACCGTCCTCCTCGGCTCCCCCGATCTGCTCTACAACAACCGGCTCGCCAGCCACGGCAACGCCTCCCTGGCCCTGCAACTCCTCGGCTCCCGCCCGCATCTGATCTGGTACCTCCCCTCGCTCGCTGATCCCTCCGCCGCTCGGAACGACGAAGGTGTCGACGACGGCACGGGAGACGAGCGCAGCTTCGTCGACCTCATCCCGTCGGGCTGGCTGTGGGGCACCCTGCAACTCGCAGTCGCCGCCGTGCTCGCAGCCATCTGGCGCGCCCGCCGACTGGGCCCCCTGGTCACCGAACGGCTGCCCGTGGCCATTCGCGCCTCCGAAGCCACAGAGGGCCGCGCTCGCCTCTACCGCAAGGCGAACGCCCGCGACCGGGCCGCCTCCTCACTGCGCTCCGCCACCCGCGCCCGTATCGCACCTCTCATCGGCGTCTCCCCACGCGATGCCCACTCCCCCTCCGTGCTCCTCCCCGCCGTCTCCGCGCGCCTCAGCACCACTGAAGGCGGCCTGGACACCCTGCTCTTCGGACCGGAGCCGGCCGACGACGCCGCCCTTGTCCGTCTGGCAGACCAACTCGACACCCTCGAAAGAGAGGTACGCACTTCATGA
- a CDS encoding DUF4129 domain-containing protein — MSGAGGTTTARLLIHASSDVPVDTPRVPAREAAKHELSHPMYHENDPNLLQRGLDRLWGWLGDLFATASNAAPGGPLGLIVLVLVVIGLAVALWWRLGTPQRTPRTTVALFDDSPRSAAEHRTAAEAHADAQRWNEAVQERMRAIVRSLEERALLDPRPGRTADEAAAEAGRSLPGHGMALGAAARDFDDVTYGGRTADQQTYLTVRALDHDLESAKPLLTSRGAAE, encoded by the coding sequence GTGTCGGGGGCGGGGGGCACCACAACAGCACGGCTACTGATCCACGCAAGCAGCGACGTACCGGTGGACACTCCGCGCGTCCCCGCCCGTGAGGCGGCGAAACACGAGCTGTCCCATCCTATGTACCACGAGAACGACCCGAACCTCCTCCAGCGCGGCCTCGACCGCCTTTGGGGGTGGCTCGGCGATCTCTTCGCCACGGCCTCGAACGCCGCACCGGGCGGACCGCTCGGGCTGATCGTCCTCGTGCTGGTGGTCATCGGCCTGGCCGTCGCTCTCTGGTGGCGGCTGGGCACCCCGCAACGCACCCCCCGCACCACGGTCGCACTCTTCGACGACAGCCCCCGCAGCGCGGCCGAACACCGCACGGCCGCCGAGGCCCACGCTGACGCCCAGCGCTGGAACGAGGCCGTCCAGGAACGCATGCGCGCCATCGTGCGCTCCCTGGAAGAACGCGCCCTCCTCGACCCACGTCCCGGCCGCACGGCCGATGAGGCCGCCGCCGAGGCGGGCCGCTCACTGCCCGGCCACGGGATGGCGCTTGGCGCTGCCGCTCGCGACTTCGACGACGTCACATACGGCGGTCGGACCGCCGACCAGCAGACGTATCTGACCGTGCGGGCCCTCGACCACGACCTCGAGAGCGCCAAACCCCTGCTGACCTCCAGGGGGGCCGCCGAATGA
- a CDS encoding glycerophosphoryl diester phosphodiesterase membrane domain-containing protein → MNDTPGWASPGSAPSDSQEAGVPQPSAPTDGNGNAGNWSPTQPPAGQWSPPSIPGPGHGAPPPAPGWGSRPQGSGWGQPPAAKPGVIPLRPLGVGEILDGAVSAMRAHWRTVLGITLTVSVIAQIAIILVQRYLLPEPASVDPNATGAEALRQAADSAQSTLVYSAPSTLITLIATLFTTAMLTVVISRSVLGRSVTLSEAWAEARPRLLQLLGLTLLLALMAAGIMAVGVLPGALIGSTAGVGLILIGFMAACVVVIWLMVRFCLASPALMLERQSITVSMRRSAKLVRGTWWRMFGILLLTWLLTLIVTLVIAIPFGIIAMIVDGDGLSTFLTGESTGFGWPFLIISGIGEVIISTITYPLSAGVMALLYVDQRIRREALDLELARAAGLPGYDTRS, encoded by the coding sequence ATGAACGACACTCCGGGCTGGGCCTCGCCCGGATCTGCCCCCTCCGACAGCCAGGAGGCGGGCGTCCCCCAGCCTTCCGCGCCCACGGACGGCAACGGCAACGCCGGGAACTGGTCTCCTACGCAGCCGCCCGCAGGGCAGTGGTCCCCACCGAGCATCCCCGGCCCCGGTCACGGCGCACCGCCGCCCGCCCCCGGCTGGGGCAGCAGGCCGCAGGGATCCGGCTGGGGTCAGCCACCTGCGGCAAAGCCCGGTGTCATCCCGCTCCGCCCGCTCGGCGTCGGCGAGATCCTCGACGGTGCGGTCTCCGCGATGCGCGCGCACTGGCGCACGGTCCTCGGAATCACACTCACCGTTTCCGTGATCGCCCAGATCGCCATCATCCTCGTGCAGCGTTACCTGCTGCCGGAACCCGCGTCGGTCGACCCGAACGCGACCGGCGCGGAGGCGCTCCGCCAGGCCGCCGACTCCGCCCAGTCCACCCTGGTCTACAGCGCCCCGTCCACGCTCATCACCCTGATCGCGACGCTCTTCACCACAGCCATGCTCACCGTGGTGATCAGCCGCTCGGTACTGGGCCGCTCCGTGACACTCTCCGAAGCGTGGGCCGAGGCCCGGCCCCGCCTGCTCCAGCTGCTGGGTCTGACCCTGCTGCTGGCCTTGATGGCCGCCGGAATCATGGCAGTGGGTGTGCTGCCCGGTGCGCTGATCGGCTCCACCGCAGGCGTCGGCCTCATCCTCATCGGCTTCATGGCCGCTTGTGTCGTCGTCATCTGGCTGATGGTCCGCTTCTGCCTTGCCTCGCCGGCGCTGATGCTGGAGCGGCAGTCGATCACTGTCTCGATGCGCCGGTCCGCGAAGCTGGTCCGGGGCACCTGGTGGCGGATGTTCGGCATCCTGCTCCTCACCTGGCTCCTGACGCTCATCGTGACCCTGGTCATCGCGATCCCGTTCGGCATCATCGCGATGATCGTGGACGGCGACGGACTGAGCACCTTCCTCACCGGCGAGTCCACCGGATTCGGCTGGCCGTTCCTGATCATCTCCGGCATCGGCGAGGTCATCATCTCCACGATCACCTATCCGCTCTCCGCCGGTGTGATGGCTCTGCTCTACGTGGACCAGCGCATCCGCCGCGAAGCACTCGACCTCGAACTCGCCAGGGCCGCAGGCCTGCCCGGCTACGACACCAGGAGCTGA
- the mtnA gene encoding S-methyl-5-thioribose-1-phosphate isomerase → MADQDAQSPVGIEPPALPSIRWDEPPEGPVLVLLDQTRLPAEEVGLVCADVPALVRAIQTLAVRGAPLLGIAGAYGVALAAVRGHDVEEAAGLLERARPTAVNLGYGVRRAAAAYWAALDQGDPQRAAAVALAEAKALHREDAEASRRMAQYGLALLDELLPGGGHQLLTHCNSGALVSGGEGTAFAVALRAHRAGRLRRLWVDETRPLLQGARLTAYEAARNGMAYSLLTDNAAGSLFAAGEVDAVLIGADRIAADGSVANKVGSYPLAVLAKYHHVPFIVVAPTTTVDLETADGASIIVEQRPGREVTELTSPQVGPGGEDAGGLHVAPLGAQAYNPAFDITPPELITAIVTEEGAVSPVTGVGLAELCARSSQITIS, encoded by the coding sequence ATGGCTGATCAGGACGCGCAATCGCCGGTGGGCATCGAGCCTCCCGCGCTTCCCTCCATCCGCTGGGACGAGCCTCCGGAAGGCCCTGTGCTGGTGCTCCTCGACCAGACGCGGCTGCCCGCCGAGGAGGTCGGGCTGGTGTGTGCGGATGTGCCCGCGCTGGTGCGGGCGATCCAGACGCTGGCTGTGCGGGGGGCGCCGTTGCTGGGCATCGCCGGGGCCTACGGGGTGGCGTTGGCCGCTGTCCGGGGCCATGACGTCGAGGAGGCCGCGGGGCTGCTGGAGCGGGCGCGGCCCACCGCCGTGAACCTCGGATACGGCGTGCGGCGTGCGGCGGCGGCGTACTGGGCGGCACTGGACCAGGGGGATCCGCAGCGGGCGGCCGCGGTGGCGCTGGCGGAGGCCAAGGCGCTGCACCGGGAGGACGCCGAGGCCAGTCGGCGCATGGCGCAGTACGGGCTCGCGCTGCTCGACGAGCTGCTGCCGGGCGGCGGGCATCAGCTGCTCACCCACTGCAATTCGGGGGCACTCGTCTCAGGCGGTGAGGGCACGGCCTTCGCTGTGGCGCTCCGGGCGCACCGGGCGGGGCGGCTGCGACGGCTCTGGGTGGACGAGACGCGTCCGCTGTTGCAGGGGGCGCGGCTGACCGCTTATGAGGCGGCGCGCAACGGGATGGCGTACAGCCTGCTCACGGACAACGCGGCGGGTTCGCTGTTCGCCGCGGGGGAGGTCGACGCCGTACTCATCGGCGCCGACCGCATCGCGGCGGACGGATCGGTGGCGAACAAAGTCGGGAGTTATCCGCTGGCGGTGCTTGCCAAATACCACCATGTGCCGTTCATTGTGGTGGCGCCGACCACGACCGTGGATCTGGAGACCGCGGACGGGGCGTCGATCATTGTGGAGCAGCGCCCCGGCCGAGAGGTGACGGAGCTCACATCTCCACAGGTCGGACCGGGCGGAGAGGATGCGGGCGGACTGCACGTGGCACCGCTGGGAGCCCAGGCGTACAACCCCGCATTCGACATCACGCCGCCGGAACTGATCACGGCGATCGTCACGGAGGAGGGTGCAGTTTCCCCGGTCACGGGGGTCGGACTGGCAGAGCTGTGTGCCAGGTCATCGCAGATAACGATTAGCTAA
- the mtrA gene encoding two-component system response regulator MtrA, with translation MMSIMKGRVLVVDDDTALAEMLGIVLRGEGFEPSFVADGDKALAAFREAKPDLVLLDLMLPGRDGIEVCRLIRAESGVPIVMLTAKSDTVDVVVGLESGADDYIVKPFKPKELVARIRARLRRSEEPAPEQLTIGDLVIDVAGHSVKREGQSIALTPLEFDLLVALARKPWQVFTREVLLEQVWGYRHAADTRLVNVHVQRLRSKVEKDPERPEIVVTVRGVGYKAGPS, from the coding sequence ATGATGTCGATTATGAAGGGACGCGTCCTCGTCGTCGACGACGACACCGCACTGGCCGAGATGCTCGGGATTGTGCTGCGTGGTGAAGGGTTCGAGCCGTCGTTCGTAGCGGACGGCGACAAGGCACTTGCCGCATTTCGTGAGGCCAAGCCGGACCTGGTTCTGCTGGATCTCATGCTGCCCGGACGGGACGGCATCGAGGTCTGCAGGCTGATCAGGGCCGAGTCGGGTGTGCCGATCGTCATGCTCACGGCTAAGAGCGACACGGTCGATGTGGTGGTGGGCCTGGAGTCCGGGGCCGACGACTACATCGTCAAGCCGTTCAAACCTAAGGAGTTGGTTGCCCGGATCAGGGCACGTTTGCGTAGGTCCGAGGAGCCGGCACCGGAACAGCTGACCATCGGGGACCTGGTCATCGATGTGGCCGGTCACTCGGTGAAGCGGGAGGGGCAGTCCATCGCTCTGACCCCGCTGGAGTTCGACCTGCTGGTCGCGCTCGCCCGTAAGCCGTGGCAGGTCTTCACCCGTGAAGTACTGCTCGAGCAGGTGTGGGGGTATCGCCATGCCGCCGACACCCGTCTGGTGAATGTGCATGTCCAGCGGCTGCGTTCCAAGGTCGAGAAGGACCCGGAGCGGCCGGAGATCGTGGTGACCGTCCGAG